In Amphiura filiformis chromosome 2, Afil_fr2py, whole genome shotgun sequence, one DNA window encodes the following:
- the LOC140146534 gene encoding mitogen-activated protein kinase kinase kinase 7-like has translation MGASVAVDRLDDSNIVTHESIGVGAFGSVSRVSFKKPYKGYKEAASKTVVYEIGRREVEIMSQLRHPNIVNLLGICEIVTTHCIIMEYAPNGSLHDYLKDPSKPLPYELQKKWATESALALKYLHGLDFLHRDIKPQNCLLFQDDLLKLCDFGLAREIEESQTTSSMKGTYRYMAPEIHVGNERGRAVYSKPADIWAYGMLLLEICTRKQPFQHLEWHRVIFEVGSGAKPSIPEGCPKDLSDIMQQCWKSNPKQRSTIESIVAELHGYWSLKSEICREHEGNNLSVIVSPAVPMEIWSRLLMINFIYLMVMANAKRNCYQLRQILKGK, from the exons ATGGGTGCTTCAGTTGCTGTTGACAGACTGGATGATAGCAATATTGTCACCCATGAAAGTATTGGTGTAGGTGCATTTGGATCAGTCAGCCGTGTTTCATTTAAAAAGCCATACAAAGGATACAAAGAAGCTGCCAGCAAGACAGTAGTTTATGAGATAGGAAGGAGAGAGGTTGAAATCATGAGCCAACTACGTCATCCAAATATAGTTAACTTACTAGGAATTTGTGAAATTGTAACTACTCACTGTATTATAATGGAATATGCACCTAATGGATCACTGCATGATTATCTAAAAGATCCATCAAAACCTCTCCCATATGAGCTGCAGAAAAAGTGGGCAACAGAATCGGCACTTGCACTCAAGTATCTCCATGGACTTGACTTCCTGCATAGGGACATTAAGCCTCAAAATTGCCTTCTCTTTCAAGACGACCTCTTGAAATTGTGTGATTTTGGTCTTGCACGTGAGATAGAAGAGTCTCAGACGACATCCAGCATGAAAGGAACCTATCGCTACATGGCACCAGAAATACATGTAGGGAATGAGCGTGGAAGGGCTGTCTACTCAAAACCAGCTGATATATGGGCATATGGGATGCTGCTACTAGAGATCTGTACAAGGAAACAACCATTTCAACACTTGGAATGGCACAGAGTGATCTTTGAAGTTGGCAGTGGAGCAAAACCATCCATACCTGAAGGCTGCCCTAAAGATTTGTCAGATATCATGCAGCAGTGTTGGAAAAGTAACCCTAAACAACGATCTACTATTGAGTCAATTGTAGCTg AATTGCATGGCTACTGGTCATTGAAGAGTGAAATCTGTCGCGAACATGAAGGAAACAACTTGAGTGTTATCGTATCGCCTGCTGTCCCAATGGAGATATGGTCACGTCTGTTAATGATCAACTTTATCTACTTGATGGTTATGGCAAATGCAAAACGCAACTGTTATCAACTGAGACAGATTCTGAAAGGCAAATAG
- the LOC140142137 gene encoding monocarboxylate transporter 12-like, with amino-acid sequence MVKDSARSWFVLAVVTFSMFLEIGTIKGFSILLPDLKHQLDTHTWIIGSSISIMTGFGCTFSLLTDALVKIFSPRVCVMTSGLIASTGLIVCSLATSPFTLLLGLILTSSLLIQETVVIGILPDYFDRYFNAAVGIFSCGTALAILTLPLPIQILLDTYGWRGTLLLLSGIVLHSVPCGSLLGVEKKVEKRECEQIFDLSMSHCNSGSDDTHGLSDLPRRLMGLHLMTRLSFVTRVFVQSLACGYIITGWLIYMVSFAISKGASLKEATIIVTSGGIGMLAIRVGNTMLHKIMTYKQLLYLASAVMAISLSLMTVFTNFIVLNIISVIFGGAIGVFGMEMYISAKVNSSDSDHFHSIAWLHLSFGWAAILSGFITGYLFDMTGSFTISFNILAAVSLLATLSLAVGDFLIRSN; translated from the exons ATGGTGAAAGACAGTGCTAGATCGTGGTTTGTGTTAGCGGTGGTTACCTTCAGTATGTTCCTGGAGATAGGCACCATCAAAGGATTCAGTATTTTATTACCAGACTTAAAGCATCAACTTGACACTCATACGTGGATTATTGGATCGAGTATTTCAATAATGACTGGCTTTGGTTGTACGTTTA GCTTGCTAACAGATGCTTTAGTTAAGATATTCAGCCCCAGAGTTTGTGTAATGACATCAGGATTGATCGCAAGTACTGGTCTTATTGTGTGTTCTTTGGCTACAAGTCCATTCACGCTGCTTCTAGGCTTGATTTTAACAA GTTCCCTTTTAATTCAAGAAACCGTTGTGATTGGAATCCTACCGGATTACTTCGACAGGTACTTTAATGCCGCTGTTGGAATTTTTTCCTGCGGAACAGCACTCGCTATTTTAACATTACCACTACCAATTCAAATCCTTCTCGATACTTATGGTTGGAGAGGCACATTGCTTCTACTCAGTGGAATCGTACTTCATTCTGTTCCATGTGGCTCTCTTCTGGGTGTGGAGAAGAAGGTAGAAAAAAGGGAATGCGAGCAAATATTTGATTTATCAATGTCACATTGTAATAGTGGGTCTGATGATACACATGGACTCAGCGACTTACCAAGACGCCTTATGGGCTTACATCTCATGACAAGACTTAGCTTTGTCACACGTGTTTTTGTCCAATCTTTGGCATGTGGGTATATTATTACTGGATGGTTAATTTATATGGTATCATTCGCTATATCTAAAGGTGCATCTTTGAAAGAGGCTACTATTATAGTTACCAGTGGAGGAATTGGTATGTTGGCAATTAGAGTTGGGAACACTATGCTGCATAAAATCATGACATACAAACAACTTCTTTACCTGGCATCTGCAGTAATGGCTATCTCACTGTCGCTGATGACTGTATTCACGAACTTTATCGTGCTTAATATCATCTCGGTTATATTTGGAGGAGCAATAGGCGTATTTGGTATGGAAATGTACATATCTGCAAAGGTGAACTCGTCTGATTCTGATCACTTTCACTCCATTGCCTGGTTGCACTTAAGTTTTGGATGGGCTGCCATTCTCAGTGGGTTTATTACAG GTTACTTGTTTGACATGACGGGCAGTTTCACTATTTCATTTAACATCTTGGCAGCCGTGTCTTTGTTGGCAACATTATCGCTTGCAGTAGGAGACTTTCTAATACGAAGCAACTGA